A segment of the Candidatus Ryanbacteria bacterium CG10_big_fil_rev_8_21_14_0_10_43_42 genome:
AGGAGTTCTCGACATGCTTCTGTGTTGGAAGAATCTTCCTATTCGATTGTGTTTGTTTACGGCACGTGACGAGTGTTCCGTAGAAAGTCGGCTAGATAATCATGGTATACGACATTTTTTTGATGTCGTATGTACGAGTGATCACTACTATCCTCTCGGAAAATCGGATGTCGGCAGTATGGAGATGATGCTGGGATATTATAGGGAACGTAATATTGATGGCACATTTTGGTATGTGGGTGATTCTTATATTGATTTTTTGTCAGCAAAGAATAATGGCATAGGGAATACCTTTTTTAGGGCTGTTGTACACGGAGACGTCACGCGGCGAGATGAATTAATCAATTCCGGTGTGCCGGAAGAACTCATTATCAACCATCCTTCCGAGATGACTCTTATTATGTTTCCTGAACTTCAACGATAGCCGTGCATAAACCCGGCTTTTTTCTTACATAAAACAATAGATAGGCAATAATAACCTTTATACGCTATAATGAAAAAACAGTATTATTTTTTAAGTAGAACAGCGTTTTTATGCCCAATAAAAACAAACCGGTTATTCTTATCGTAATGGACGGCGTCGGGATAAGTCCGTATCCGAATGATTCTCCTTTCGCCCAGGCAACGATTCCCACGTTTCATGAGCTGGAAACAAACTGGCCGTTTACCACGCTTCGTGCATCCGGTGTGGCGGTGGGTCTCCCTTGGGGTGAAGAGGGAAACAGTGAAGTGGGACATCTTACAATGGGGGCGGGACGCATTATTTATCATCATCTGCCCCGCATCATAACCGCCATTCAGGATAAATCCTTTTTCGAAAACGAGGCATTTCTTACGGCATCCGCACATGTAAAAAAACGCAACAGCACACTGCATTTAATGGGGCTTTTTTCAACCGGTTCGGTGCATGCTTATATTGATCATTTGTACGCACTTCTTGAATTTGCCGAAATGCAGGATATTCCCAATGTCATGATTCATATTTTTACGGACGGACGCGATGCTCCACCCGATGAAGCTCTTGGATTTATAAAACAATTTCGTGAACGCATGGATACGCTTTATCCCCGGGCGCGAATTGCATCGATTATAGGACGTCATTATGCGATGGACCGCGAAGAAAATTGGAATCTTACGGAACAGGCATATAATCTTCTAGTAAATAGTGTCGGAAATGCATTTAGGGATCCGGGGGAATACATCAAGCAGTCGTACGCCAACGGAAAAACGGATGAATTTATTGATCCGGGATATCTTTTTGGAAACGAGGGTGTTCCGCGGGGAAGGGTGCAGGATGGAGATGCCGTTATTTACTATGATTTTCGCGAGGATTCCGTACGCCAGCTTACGGAGGCCTTTCTTTCGGATAATTTCTCATACTTTAACAGAGAAAAAAAATTGGAAGATATTTGTTTCGTAACCATGACGGAATACGAAAAGAGTTTTCCGGCACTGGTGGCATTTCCTCCGTTGGAAGTGGAGTGGCCGCTTGCACGCGTTATTAGCGAAGCGCATTTACTTCAGCTTCATGTGGCAGAGACGGAAAAATATGCGCATATTAGTTATTTTTTTAATGGTGGCCGTGAGAAAGTATTTGACGGCGAGGAACGAAAGCTCATATCTTCACAGGTTGCCGGGCAATTTATAGAGCATCCCGAAATGGCGGCAGAGGAGATTATGCAGACAATACTTTCCGGTATTGATACCTACGATTTTATTCTCGCAAATTTTGCAAACGGGGATATGGTGGGACATACGGGAAATTTTAAAGCCACGGTAAAAGCATTGGAGGTTTTGGATACAGTTTTAGGAAAGATTATTCCGCCGGTGCTCGAAATGGGAGGCGCTCTTGTTATAACTGCTGATCATGGAAATGCCGAAGAAAAGCGCACGCATGACGGCGAGCCGCGAACAAAACATACGGCAAATCCGGTTCCGTTTTATGTGGTTGCGAATGGTATGAAGCGCGAAACGCCGCGTACACCGGACGAAATAACGGCCCAAAGAAAAGAAGTGGGCGGCGTACTGACGGATGTTGCACCCACTGTTTTAGATCTTATGAATTTACGTCCCTCCGGTGAGATGGCGGGCATTAGTCTACTCTCTATTCTCAAAAACCAAGTATAAAGAATTTATTTTCCGTTTGACGTTTTTCTCTTAATTATCTCATCAATAATACCGTACTTCTTTGCTTCTTCCGGTTCCATGTGGTAATCACGATCCGTATCTTTGTCTACTACGGTTATCGATTTCCCGGTGTGTTTTGAAAGGATCTGGTTAAGCTTGTCTTTTAATCGTAAGATGTGGCGTGCTGAAATTTCAATATCGGTAGCCTGTCCTTCAATGCCGCCCGCCATAATCTGATGAATCATTATCTCCGCATTGGGAAGTGCATAGCGTTTTCCTTTGGCTCCTGATGCCAAAAGAAGAGCCGCCCCCGATGCCGCAAGCCCTACGCAAATGGTAGAAACGGGCGGTTTTATGTATTGCATGGTGTCATATATGGCAAGCGCGGATGACACGGAGCCGCCCGGTGAATTTATATAAATCTGAATATCCTTCTTGGGATCTTGTGATTCCAAAAAGAGGAGCTGTGCAATAATGGCGTTTGCCATAGGATCGTTAATGGGGCCGCCAAGAAAAATAATACGCTCCTTTAATAAGCGCGAATAAATATCATAAGCGCGTTCGCCGTAAGTGGATTTTTCTATAACTGTTGGAATTAACATTTTTTGATGCTAGGTAATAAATAACAGGTCGAAATATTTATATATTACGCCGTCAAATTGTTTTTTTCCGAAGAATCGGACACATTGCCTATACCTTCGAGAAAGTGGAATACGCTTTCATTTCGCAGTACACCATAAGCATATTCTTTTACGCGCATGGGGTCAATTTGTTTTCGTACTTCCTCATCCTGTTTTTCCATATACATATCTGCCCATGCCGTAACTTCTTTTTCCGTAGGATCTAAAGATTCTTTTTTACCGATCTCCTTTAATGTAAGCGCGCATTTTACCCGTCGTTCGGCATCCCCTCGCC
Coding sequences within it:
- a CDS encoding 2,3-bisphosphoglycerate-independent phosphoglycerate mutase (catalyzes the interconversion of 2-phosphoglycerate and 3-phosphoglycerate); the encoded protein is MPNKNKPVILIVMDGVGISPYPNDSPFAQATIPTFHELETNWPFTTLRASGVAVGLPWGEEGNSEVGHLTMGAGRIIYHHLPRIITAIQDKSFFENEAFLTASAHVKKRNSTLHLMGLFSTGSVHAYIDHLYALLEFAEMQDIPNVMIHIFTDGRDAPPDEALGFIKQFRERMDTLYPRARIASIIGRHYAMDREENWNLTEQAYNLLVNSVGNAFRDPGEYIKQSYANGKTDEFIDPGYLFGNEGVPRGRVQDGDAVIYYDFREDSVRQLTEAFLSDNFSYFNREKKLEDICFVTMTEYEKSFPALVAFPPLEVEWPLARVISEAHLLQLHVAETEKYAHISYFFNGGREKVFDGEERKLISSQVAGQFIEHPEMAAEEIMQTILSGIDTYDFILANFANGDMVGHTGNFKATVKALEVLDTVLGKIIPPVLEMGGALVITADHGNAEEKRTHDGEPRTKHTANPVPFYVVANGMKRETPRTPDEITAQRKEVGGVLTDVAPTVLDLMNLRPSGEMAGISLLSILKNQV
- a CDS encoding ATP-dependent Clp protease proteolytic subunit; this translates as MLIPTVIEKSTYGERAYDIYSRLLKERIIFLGGPINDPMANAIIAQLLFLESQDPKKDIQIYINSPGGSVSSALAIYDTMQYIKPPVSTICVGLAASGAALLLASGAKGKRYALPNAEIMIHQIMAGGIEGQATDIEISARHILRLKDKLNQILSKHTGKSITVVDKDTDRDYHMEPEEAKKYGIIDEIIKRKTSNGK